The following proteins are encoded in a genomic region of Nicotiana sylvestris chromosome 4, ASM39365v2, whole genome shotgun sequence:
- the LOC104248473 gene encoding putative zinc finger protein At1g68190 isoform X3 produces MEMEKTCEFCMLLKPVVYCESDAAHLCLSCDAKVHSANALSNRHPRTLVCEPCGYNLAYIRCSDHQMFMCRDCDCRHHDLSSQHQRKVITSYMGCPSAKDLAALWGFGLKDLENTTPPDKFISTSNGTVNGAKVNPKIVKRSHSAGGSSLATELDFRGPIVSAEAEVGSTSNHTKTLYLHKRRESTSFILQQILDLERLQLTEGSNNLTSGESQNNVSSFKNGTSWNMHSKSDRLQNSLDLGPELQDWGTTHESPAAESFPLLMPDGDSFWECKSPVQSSQLWPQNLQELGPYAEEGRFDNSNMPDVDLTFQNFEELFGEEQDLNNTLLNEEDMTCSSMENYSSMDKSDHSYVKKVEDISKASSICKRRPTHFSQSHVTSDEHIPTIKDCPPPIRTNFSSLSFSASRLSSESSGNEYVDSPASNEQEVSYNSQLDSKENQLAMHKEKKKARLFEKQARNTPRRARTNLKKHPIKGRILKVDRYESDAVSLSRSF; encoded by the exons ATGGAAATGGAGAAAACATGTGAATTTTGCATGTTATTGAAGCCAGTGGTGTATTGTGAGTCTGATGCAGCACACCTTTGCCTTTCCTGTGATGCTAAAGTTCATTCAGCTAATGCCCTTTCTAATCGGCATCCTCGCACCCTTGTCTGCGAGCCTTGTGGATACAACCTAGCTTATATTCGATGTTCGGATCATCAAATGTTCATGTGTCGTGACTGTGACTGCCGCCATCACGACCTCTCTTCTCAACACCAGAGAAAAGTGATCACTAGTTATATGGGGTGTCCTTCTGCCAAGGATTTGGCAGCATTGTGGGGTTTCGGCTTGAAAGATTTGGAAAATACTACTCCACCAGATAAGTTCATCTCAACATCAAATGGAACGGTAAATGGAGCCAAGGTCAATCCAAAAATTGTCAAACGGTCTCACTCAGCTGGGGGCTCTTCCTTGGCTACTGAACTCGACTTCAGAGGTCCAATTGTCTCTGCAGAAGCAGAAGTCGGATCAACTAGTAACCACACTAAG ACGTTATACTTGCATAAACGGCGGGAGAGCACTTCTTTCATTCTACAACAGATTCTTGACTTGGAAAGACTTCAGCTGACAGAGGGCAGTAACAATTTAACAAGCGGAGAAAGTCAAAATAATGTTTCTTCATTCAAGAATGGTACTTCATGGAATATGCATAGTAAATCTGATCGCTTGCAGAATTCACTTGATCTTGGCCCTGAACTTCAGGATTGGGGCACTACTCATGAAAGTCCAGCTGCTGAATCTTTTCCATTACTGATGCCAGATGGAGATTCGTTTTGGGAATGTAAAAGTCCAGTTCAGAGTAGTCAG CTTTGGCCTCAAAATCTACAAGAACTAGGACCTTATGCTGAAGAAGGACGTTTTGACAATTCCAACATGCCTGATGTTGATTTGACCTTCCAAAATTTTGAAGAACTCTTTGGCGAGGAGCAAGATCTGAACAACACATTGCTTAATGAGGAGGATATGACATGCTCCTCTATGGAGAATTATTCTTCGATGGATAAATCAGATCATAGCTACGTCAAGAAGGTTGAG GATATATCAAAAGCTTCATCAATCTGCAAAAGACGGCCAACTCACTTCAGCCAAAGCCATGTTACCTCTGATGAACACATTCCCACAATCAAGGATTGTCCTCCACCAATTCGAACAAATTTTTCATCGTTGTCCTTCTCAGCATCAAGGCTGAGCAGTGAAAGCAGTGGTAATGAGTACGTGGATTCACCCGCTTCCAACGAGCAGGAGGTTTCATATAATTCACAGTTGGACAGTAAAGAGAATCAATTAGCAAtgcacaaagaaaagaagaaggctCGGCT GTTTGAGAAACAAGCTCGGAATACACCTCGAAGAGCCAGGACTAATTTAAAAAAGCATCCAATAAAAGGGAGGATCCTAAAGGTGGACAGATATGAATCTGATGCAGTTAGTTTGTCTCGAAGCTTTTAA
- the LOC104248473 gene encoding putative zinc finger protein At1g68190 isoform X4: MEMEKTCEFCMLLKPVVYCESDAAHLCLSCDAKVHSANALSNRHPRTLVCEPCGYNLAYIRCSDHQMFMCRDCDCRHHDLSSQHQRKVITSYMGCPSAKDLAALWGFGLKDLENTTPPDKFISTSNGTVNGAKVNPKIVKRSHSAGGSSLATELDFRGPIVSAEAEVGSTSNHTKTLYLHKRRESTSFILQQILDLERLQLTEGSNNLTSGESQNNVSSFKNGTSWNMHSKSDRLQNSLDLGPELQDWGTTHESPAAESFPLLMPDGDSFWECKSPVQSSQLWPQNLQELGPYAEEGRFDNSNMPDVDLTFQNFEELFGEEQDLNNTLLNEEDMTCSSMENYSSMDKSDHSYVKKDISKASSICKRRPTHFSQSHVTSDEHIPTIKDCPPPIRTNFSSLSFSASRLSSESSGNEYVDSPASNEQEVSYNSQLDSKENQLAMHKEKKKARLFEKQARNTPRRARTNLKKHPIKGRILKVDRYESDAVSLSRSF, translated from the exons ATGGAAATGGAGAAAACATGTGAATTTTGCATGTTATTGAAGCCAGTGGTGTATTGTGAGTCTGATGCAGCACACCTTTGCCTTTCCTGTGATGCTAAAGTTCATTCAGCTAATGCCCTTTCTAATCGGCATCCTCGCACCCTTGTCTGCGAGCCTTGTGGATACAACCTAGCTTATATTCGATGTTCGGATCATCAAATGTTCATGTGTCGTGACTGTGACTGCCGCCATCACGACCTCTCTTCTCAACACCAGAGAAAAGTGATCACTAGTTATATGGGGTGTCCTTCTGCCAAGGATTTGGCAGCATTGTGGGGTTTCGGCTTGAAAGATTTGGAAAATACTACTCCACCAGATAAGTTCATCTCAACATCAAATGGAACGGTAAATGGAGCCAAGGTCAATCCAAAAATTGTCAAACGGTCTCACTCAGCTGGGGGCTCTTCCTTGGCTACTGAACTCGACTTCAGAGGTCCAATTGTCTCTGCAGAAGCAGAAGTCGGATCAACTAGTAACCACACTAAG ACGTTATACTTGCATAAACGGCGGGAGAGCACTTCTTTCATTCTACAACAGATTCTTGACTTGGAAAGACTTCAGCTGACAGAGGGCAGTAACAATTTAACAAGCGGAGAAAGTCAAAATAATGTTTCTTCATTCAAGAATGGTACTTCATGGAATATGCATAGTAAATCTGATCGCTTGCAGAATTCACTTGATCTTGGCCCTGAACTTCAGGATTGGGGCACTACTCATGAAAGTCCAGCTGCTGAATCTTTTCCATTACTGATGCCAGATGGAGATTCGTTTTGGGAATGTAAAAGTCCAGTTCAGAGTAGTCAG CTTTGGCCTCAAAATCTACAAGAACTAGGACCTTATGCTGAAGAAGGACGTTTTGACAATTCCAACATGCCTGATGTTGATTTGACCTTCCAAAATTTTGAAGAACTCTTTGGCGAGGAGCAAGATCTGAACAACACATTGCTTAATGAGGAGGATATGACATGCTCCTCTATGGAGAATTATTCTTCGATGGATAAATCAGATCATAGCTACGTCAAGAAG GATATATCAAAAGCTTCATCAATCTGCAAAAGACGGCCAACTCACTTCAGCCAAAGCCATGTTACCTCTGATGAACACATTCCCACAATCAAGGATTGTCCTCCACCAATTCGAACAAATTTTTCATCGTTGTCCTTCTCAGCATCAAGGCTGAGCAGTGAAAGCAGTGGTAATGAGTACGTGGATTCACCCGCTTCCAACGAGCAGGAGGTTTCATATAATTCACAGTTGGACAGTAAAGAGAATCAATTAGCAAtgcacaaagaaaagaagaaggctCGGCT GTTTGAGAAACAAGCTCGGAATACACCTCGAAGAGCCAGGACTAATTTAAAAAAGCATCCAATAAAAGGGAGGATCCTAAAGGTGGACAGATATGAATCTGATGCAGTTAGTTTGTCTCGAAGCTTTTAA
- the LOC104248473 gene encoding putative zinc finger protein At1g68190 isoform X1, with translation MEMEKTCEFCMLLKPVVYCESDAAHLCLSCDAKVHSANALSNRHPRTLVCEPCGYNLAYIRCSDHQMFMCRDCDCRHHDLSSQHQRKVITSYMGCPSAKDLAALWGFGLKDLENTTPPDKFISTSNGTVNGAKVNPKIVKRSHSAGGSSLATELDFRGPIVSAEAEVGSTSNHTKTLYLHKRRESTSFILQQILDLERLQLTEGSNNLTSGESQNNVSSFKNGTSWNMHSKSDRLQNSLDLGPELQDWGTTHESPAAESFPLLMPDGDSFWECKSPVQSSQLWPQNLQELGPYAEEGRFDNSNMPDVDLTFQNFEELFGEEQDLNNTLLNEEDMTCSSMENYSSMDKSDHSYVKKVEDISKASSICKRRPTHFSQSHVTSDEHIPTIKDCPPPIRTNFSSLSFSASRLSSESSGNEYVDSPASNEQEVSYNSQLDSKENQLAMHKEKKKARLSVFRFEKQARNTPRRARTNLKKHPIKGRILKVDRYESDAVSLSRSF, from the exons ATGGAAATGGAGAAAACATGTGAATTTTGCATGTTATTGAAGCCAGTGGTGTATTGTGAGTCTGATGCAGCACACCTTTGCCTTTCCTGTGATGCTAAAGTTCATTCAGCTAATGCCCTTTCTAATCGGCATCCTCGCACCCTTGTCTGCGAGCCTTGTGGATACAACCTAGCTTATATTCGATGTTCGGATCATCAAATGTTCATGTGTCGTGACTGTGACTGCCGCCATCACGACCTCTCTTCTCAACACCAGAGAAAAGTGATCACTAGTTATATGGGGTGTCCTTCTGCCAAGGATTTGGCAGCATTGTGGGGTTTCGGCTTGAAAGATTTGGAAAATACTACTCCACCAGATAAGTTCATCTCAACATCAAATGGAACGGTAAATGGAGCCAAGGTCAATCCAAAAATTGTCAAACGGTCTCACTCAGCTGGGGGCTCTTCCTTGGCTACTGAACTCGACTTCAGAGGTCCAATTGTCTCTGCAGAAGCAGAAGTCGGATCAACTAGTAACCACACTAAG ACGTTATACTTGCATAAACGGCGGGAGAGCACTTCTTTCATTCTACAACAGATTCTTGACTTGGAAAGACTTCAGCTGACAGAGGGCAGTAACAATTTAACAAGCGGAGAAAGTCAAAATAATGTTTCTTCATTCAAGAATGGTACTTCATGGAATATGCATAGTAAATCTGATCGCTTGCAGAATTCACTTGATCTTGGCCCTGAACTTCAGGATTGGGGCACTACTCATGAAAGTCCAGCTGCTGAATCTTTTCCATTACTGATGCCAGATGGAGATTCGTTTTGGGAATGTAAAAGTCCAGTTCAGAGTAGTCAG CTTTGGCCTCAAAATCTACAAGAACTAGGACCTTATGCTGAAGAAGGACGTTTTGACAATTCCAACATGCCTGATGTTGATTTGACCTTCCAAAATTTTGAAGAACTCTTTGGCGAGGAGCAAGATCTGAACAACACATTGCTTAATGAGGAGGATATGACATGCTCCTCTATGGAGAATTATTCTTCGATGGATAAATCAGATCATAGCTACGTCAAGAAGGTTGAG GATATATCAAAAGCTTCATCAATCTGCAAAAGACGGCCAACTCACTTCAGCCAAAGCCATGTTACCTCTGATGAACACATTCCCACAATCAAGGATTGTCCTCCACCAATTCGAACAAATTTTTCATCGTTGTCCTTCTCAGCATCAAGGCTGAGCAGTGAAAGCAGTGGTAATGAGTACGTGGATTCACCCGCTTCCAACGAGCAGGAGGTTTCATATAATTCACAGTTGGACAGTAAAGAGAATCAATTAGCAAtgcacaaagaaaagaagaaggctCGGCT TTCTGTATTCAGGTTTGAGAAACAAGCTCGGAATACACCTCGAAGAGCCAGGACTAATTTAAAAAAGCATCCAATAAAAGGGAGGATCCTAAAGGTGGACAGATATGAATCTGATGCAGTTAGTTTGTCTCGAAGCTTTTAA
- the LOC104248473 gene encoding putative zinc finger protein At1g68190 isoform X2, with the protein MEMEKTCEFCMLLKPVVYCESDAAHLCLSCDAKVHSANALSNRHPRTLVCEPCGYNLAYIRCSDHQMFMCRDCDCRHHDLSSQHQRKVITSYMGCPSAKDLAALWGFGLKDLENTTPPDKFISTSNGTVNGAKVNPKIVKRSHSAGGSSLATELDFRGPIVSAEAEVGSTSNHTKTLYLHKRRESTSFILQQILDLERLQLTEGSNNLTSGESQNNVSSFKNGTSWNMHSKSDRLQNSLDLGPELQDWGTTHESPAAESFPLLMPDGDSFWECKSPVQSSQLWPQNLQELGPYAEEGRFDNSNMPDVDLTFQNFEELFGEEQDLNNTLLNEEDMTCSSMENYSSMDKSDHSYVKKDISKASSICKRRPTHFSQSHVTSDEHIPTIKDCPPPIRTNFSSLSFSASRLSSESSGNEYVDSPASNEQEVSYNSQLDSKENQLAMHKEKKKARLSVFRFEKQARNTPRRARTNLKKHPIKGRILKVDRYESDAVSLSRSF; encoded by the exons ATGGAAATGGAGAAAACATGTGAATTTTGCATGTTATTGAAGCCAGTGGTGTATTGTGAGTCTGATGCAGCACACCTTTGCCTTTCCTGTGATGCTAAAGTTCATTCAGCTAATGCCCTTTCTAATCGGCATCCTCGCACCCTTGTCTGCGAGCCTTGTGGATACAACCTAGCTTATATTCGATGTTCGGATCATCAAATGTTCATGTGTCGTGACTGTGACTGCCGCCATCACGACCTCTCTTCTCAACACCAGAGAAAAGTGATCACTAGTTATATGGGGTGTCCTTCTGCCAAGGATTTGGCAGCATTGTGGGGTTTCGGCTTGAAAGATTTGGAAAATACTACTCCACCAGATAAGTTCATCTCAACATCAAATGGAACGGTAAATGGAGCCAAGGTCAATCCAAAAATTGTCAAACGGTCTCACTCAGCTGGGGGCTCTTCCTTGGCTACTGAACTCGACTTCAGAGGTCCAATTGTCTCTGCAGAAGCAGAAGTCGGATCAACTAGTAACCACACTAAG ACGTTATACTTGCATAAACGGCGGGAGAGCACTTCTTTCATTCTACAACAGATTCTTGACTTGGAAAGACTTCAGCTGACAGAGGGCAGTAACAATTTAACAAGCGGAGAAAGTCAAAATAATGTTTCTTCATTCAAGAATGGTACTTCATGGAATATGCATAGTAAATCTGATCGCTTGCAGAATTCACTTGATCTTGGCCCTGAACTTCAGGATTGGGGCACTACTCATGAAAGTCCAGCTGCTGAATCTTTTCCATTACTGATGCCAGATGGAGATTCGTTTTGGGAATGTAAAAGTCCAGTTCAGAGTAGTCAG CTTTGGCCTCAAAATCTACAAGAACTAGGACCTTATGCTGAAGAAGGACGTTTTGACAATTCCAACATGCCTGATGTTGATTTGACCTTCCAAAATTTTGAAGAACTCTTTGGCGAGGAGCAAGATCTGAACAACACATTGCTTAATGAGGAGGATATGACATGCTCCTCTATGGAGAATTATTCTTCGATGGATAAATCAGATCATAGCTACGTCAAGAAG GATATATCAAAAGCTTCATCAATCTGCAAAAGACGGCCAACTCACTTCAGCCAAAGCCATGTTACCTCTGATGAACACATTCCCACAATCAAGGATTGTCCTCCACCAATTCGAACAAATTTTTCATCGTTGTCCTTCTCAGCATCAAGGCTGAGCAGTGAAAGCAGTGGTAATGAGTACGTGGATTCACCCGCTTCCAACGAGCAGGAGGTTTCATATAATTCACAGTTGGACAGTAAAGAGAATCAATTAGCAAtgcacaaagaaaagaagaaggctCGGCT TTCTGTATTCAGGTTTGAGAAACAAGCTCGGAATACACCTCGAAGAGCCAGGACTAATTTAAAAAAGCATCCAATAAAAGGGAGGATCCTAAAGGTGGACAGATATGAATCTGATGCAGTTAGTTTGTCTCGAAGCTTTTAA